One genomic window of Solanum dulcamara chromosome 10, daSolDulc1.2, whole genome shotgun sequence includes the following:
- the LOC129870666 gene encoding pentatricopeptide repeat-containing protein At1g80270, mitochondrial-like: MWAVRRASSSFKKQVFMTGGSRICYATSDISSQFLKGHNDGLKEASNVISHRPLTCRGFQIASHGFLRLFMASQSFSSQAGTKSSGEEDSNSDNGFSDFESSTATEAIQEVNIVDESVCEHELSEEDLDSENVEAPQELLSDTEAEISKWKSPRNRVSKVLFNAIMAAPTLSVSKIMDKWVEGNNVIRKEVAAAMLNFRKRRMYGKALQLSQWLESKNQLTFTDRDYASRVDLIAKVRGLKKAEDYIRMIPESFRSEVIYRTLLANFVAQSDVKKSEQIFNKMKDLEFPLTCFACNQMLFLYKKTDKKKIADVLLLMEKENVKPSHFTYNLLIDAKGQCKDISGMEQIVETMKAEGIEPDNSIKSLLAKHYVLGGLNEKAENVLKEMEGGDIKENRWACRILLPHYAALGKADEVDRIWQVCESNPWLEECVAAVEAWGKLNNIERAEAVFDKMAKTWPRLSSKHYSVLLRIYANHKMLSKGKELVKRMADSGCQLGPLTWDALVRLYVEAGGVEKADSILHKVGEKNRLRPMINSYLVIMEQYANRGDIHNTEKIFHRMRQAGYVSRITQYQCLLRAYINAKAPCYGIADRMKADNVFPNKGLANMLAQVDAFKKNAVSDLLD, encoded by the exons ATGTGGGCAGTTCGTCGAGCGTCTTCTTCTTTCAA GAAACAAGTATTTATGACCGGAGGCTCTCGAATTTGTTATGCCACTTCAGATATTTCAAGTCAATTCCTGAAAGGACACAATGATGGGCTTAAAGAGGCTTCCAATGTAATATCACATAGACCTCTTACATGTAGAGGATTCCAAATAGCATCTCATGGTTTTCTAAGATTATTCATGGCAAGCCAAAGTTTCTCTTCACAAGCTGGCACAAAGAGCAGCGGAGAGGAAGATAGTAATTCAGACAATGggttttcagattttgaatctTCTACTGCAACTGAAGCAATACAAGAAGTCAACATAGTAGACGAGTCAGTCTGTGAGCATGAGCTTTCCGAAGAGGATCTTGATAGCGAAAATGTGGAAGCACCTCAGGAATTATTGTCTGATACGGAGGCTGAAATTAGCAAATGGAAGTCTCCAAGGAACAGAGTTTCTAAAGTATTATTCAATGCTATCATGGCAGCACCAACTTTATCTGTTAGTAAAATCATGGATAAATGGGTTGAAGGAAATAACGTGATACGGAAAGAAGTAGCAGCAGCAATGCTTAATTTTCGTAAAAGGCGCATGTACGGGAAGGCACTGCAG CTCTCTCAGTGGTTGGAGTCAAAAAATCAGCTCACTTTTACTGACCGAGACTATGCTTCTCGTGTTGATTTAATTGCCAAAGTCCGTGGTCTAAAGAAGGCAGAAGATTATATTAGGATGATACCAGAGTCTTTCAGAAGTGAAGTTATTTATCGCACTTTATTGGCCAATTTCGTTGCTCAAAGTGATGTGAAGAAATCTGAGCAGATTTTTAACAAAATGAAGGACCTTGAATTCCCATTAACATGCTTTGCTTGCAATCAAATGCTCTTTCTATATAAGAAGACTGATAAAAAGAAGATTGCCGATGTTCTCTTACTAATGGAGAAGGAAAATGTGAAGCCATCCCATTTTACATACAATCTATTGATAGATGCTAAGGGGCAATGCAAAGACATATCTGGAATGGAGCAAATTGTTGAGACCATGAAGGCTGAGGGGATAGAACCTGATAACAGCATTAAGAGCCTCTTGGCGAAGCATTATGTCTTGGGTGGTCTGAATGAGAAGGCCGAGAATGTTCTAAAAGAGATGGAAGGAggagatataaaagaaaatcgCTGGGCATGTCGTATTTTGCTTCCTCATTATGCAGCTCTTGGAAAGGCCGACGAAGTTGATAGAATTTGGCAAGTTTGTGAGTCTAATCCTTGGCTTGAAGAATGCGTGGCTGCTGTTGAAGCTTGGGgaaaattgaataatattgaGAGGGCGGAGGCAGTCTTTGATAAGATGGCCAAAACATGGCCAAGACTGTCATCGAAGCATTATTCTGTTTTATTAAGAATTTATGCGAATCATAAAATGTTGTCGAAAGGAAAGGAACTTGTGAAGCGTATGGCTGACAGTGGTTGCCAACTTGGGCCATTGACTTGGGATGCCCTAGTCAGACTTTATGTTGAAGCTGGAGGAGTGGAAAAAGCGGATTCAATATTGCATAAAGTTGGAGAGAAGAATCGATTGAGGCCAATGATTAATTCTTATTTGGTGATTATGGAACAATATGCAAATAGAGGTGATATTCATAATACtgagaaaatatttcatagAATGAGACAAGCTGGATATGTTTCCCGAATTACCCAGTACCAATGCCTACTTCGGGCATATATAAATGCCAAAGCTCCTTGTTATGGTATTGCTGATAGAATGAAGGCAGATAATGTATTCCCAAATAAAGGATTGGCAAACATGTTGGCTCAAGTTGATGCATTCAAGAAGAATGCGGTGTCTGACTTGTTGGATTGA